The DNA sequence TCCCAATTTAATTTGAAGAGCTGATTTATAGTTCTTTTGACAGGATGCTCTGAAAAATTTTGAATACAATATTATTCGAGTCTTGGAAGATTTCAAAATCCAGATTGTTGCTGCTTTTATTACCTAGGGTTTTTATATTAATTGAAATATCTCGCAAGATGTCCCAAGTAAGCATCAACGAGAACGAGGTTGATATTGTGATTGGTGCGGTGAATCCGGATCTTACATCTTTTATGGAGGACTGGAGACCTGTCTTCTCCCGCTTCCACCTGATTATTGTGAAAGATCCTGATCTTAAAGAGGAACTTGAGATTCCAGAAGGCTTTGATGTGCAAGTCTATACAAAAACAGATATACTCAAAATTACCGGTTCCTCTTCCTCATCTCTCTTTTCTGGTTACTCTTGTCGTTATTTTGGCTATCTAGTCTCTAAAAGAAAATATATAGTTTCAATTGATGATGATTGTGTTCCTGCAAAAGATGACATGGGCAACTTAATAGATGCTGTTTCCCAGCATGTCCAGAACCTAGAAACTCCAGCCACTCCTTTCTTTTTTAATACACTCTATGACCCTTACCGTAAAGGAGCAGACTTTGTTCGTGGGTACCCATTTAGCTTGCGTAATGGGGTGACATGTGCTCTGTCATGTGGTTTGTGGCTAAACTTAGCTGACTATGATGCACCTACACAAGCCCTTAAGCCAAATCAAAGGAATTCACGATATGTTGATGCTGTTCTTACTGTACCTGCAAGGGCCATGATGCCTGTAAGTGGAATTAATATAGCATTTAATCGTGAGGTAATCGGACCTGCTCTGTTGCCCGCTTTAAAGTTGGAACAGGAAGGAAAAGTGAGGTGGGAAACAGTAGAAGATCTATGGTCTGGAATGTGTGTAAAGGTAGTAAGTGACCACATGGGGATGGGTGTGAAAACTGGTCTTCCTTACGTGTGGAGAAATGAAAGAGGAGATGCCATTGCAAGTCTGAAAAAAGAGTGGGAAGGCGTAAAGCTCATGGAGGAAATCGTCCCTTTCTTTCAGTCACTGAGGTTCTCAGAATCAGCAGTTACAGCTGAAGACTGCATGATCGAGTTGGCTGCAGCTGTAAAAGAATCCCTCGGGCTATCGAATTCTGTCTTTAAGCGTGCTGCAGAAGCTATGTTGGAATGGATTAAACTCTGGAAGGCAGTTCAAACATAAATATCACATTTTCTCAGTACATGAGCTCGTAAAAGCTTGTTTCTCCCAGCAATTTTCTTGTTTTCCTGTGATTTTATTTTAGATACCTTCTTAACTATCACTCAGACAATGAGTAGTGAAAATAAAATATCTCATAATTATCAGTGATATGGAACGTGTTCTGATGTTGTATTTTCACTTTGTTACAAGTTTGGTTGTGCCTTCTGCCTTGTATTGGAACAATGACAAAATTTGATGGAATAAATTCCTTTTATTACTGAGCAGTGAGCACTCAGTAAACTTTCTTGCACAACAAATCTATATAAACCAATTTGAATTGGCTAATAAATCCTACGTCTCATTTATACTAATCATGTTATTTTTGACACGCGTTTTAAGctatatataggatataattttataaaaataataataaaaaaatctaAATTAAAATTATAGCTATATAGATATAAGTGCATTAAATTaagaaataatgatttttaaTGTTCAGAGTAAAGGGGAAGTGAAAGGACCAAGTGAAAGTAAATAAATCAGCACAACCTATGAGAGTTTTATCGTTTTCTCAGTTTTATTAGCTTTAAAAATAACATTTTCCTAAATCAAGAATGAAAATTATGCGTAGAATGGGATGTGAAACTACAATATTATTCAAAATGGTTCGGAATTATACTAAGGAACATATaatgatacttttcaagtatctcaTTTATAATTTCTCAAGTTAATCTCTTACCCGAACAACTTTTTCATAAGCTTAACTCATCCCTTTAATCACTACTCAAAAGTCTCTTGCCGacatcaaaatcaatcaattGCTCATGCAACCTGACTCAAGTCTCCATTTCATACGTacggagctaaattactcttcctgatTATACACATATAAATATCTTATGAACTCATTATACATGTGGCGATAAagccaactcattcacaatcttTTTCCCTATGTTACtgtctcaaaggactaacttaatttataccaatcttcttttctttctaattctaataattcgtACTCATGAATGCTTCTTACTTTCACTGGTTGTTCTACTCCATTTTCCACATCTCTCTTTGTTCAATTAGTCTGGCATGTGCTCGCTTCCAATCATATTCGAGACCCTTTAATCGATCTCTTATACTTTCATCCATCTGCGAAtaatatactgagctcatggcatCTTCGGATTCTGAACTTCCTAAATCAATTCAAGAAGTTATGATTAAAGAGAGAATCTcaacaattgcatttaactcaccacttaTTAGTATACCTTAATTTCTTTTTAATCACTATTGAATATatttatcgagcgaaaatcttttaCTATTTAAAAGAATATATATTAATCTGGATACCTTTTCCATATATTATAACCCGTATTATCATTTATTTGGTTCTAGGAAGTCCCGATATAAAATTTATTGCAATGTTCTTCTCTGATATTCAGCCACATATAATGCTTACTCCTGTCTTCGCGTTATATcatcagaaagtcttctttttTTACATCCATGTCTTGTATCATATTATTGGGGTAACCTGAAGCTCTCGAGTTGTCAATGCGTAGCCAAAACTCTATCTCTTAATTCTGCCTTACCTAGTACCCATTTATTCATGAATGGTAAATCTTGTTTTGGTTCAGCACGGTTCATAGTGTTCCCCATACTTCTACTAAcatattaaatcaaataataatatcGATCAGTTACAATCCTTACTTGAATTTGATAACATATCACATCTCCTCTAAACAATATCTAACTTATTCCTCGgtaaaatattcataaataaataatgattagGTTTAGTTAACCTATCCCTAGTAGTTCTGATAACGCTTCCTTCGGCTTTAGTTTTCAAGTGATTCTACTATATTGCCCCTTAATAAATTGTACTCATTTATGAAACAATTATAATAGTATACTCAACCTTTGATGTTGGCTTTAATTCTTCAGTAGATATGACATTTATTTACATGTCCTTCCATTTCTATTCTTATGTTATTCCCACCAATATCTTCATTTAACCTTCCCTATTTAATTGCAATCTCAGAATGAATTTCCTATCTCCAATTATAAACGTTTTATTCCGTCCTTCACTTTAGCTCTGTCACACCTGACGTTTATAACGGGACTATCTTATCAAATTTCTTTATCATCgttttgattccacttcctttcctaGTTAACTTCTCCATTCTCATGATCTATTGTCTCCTCTAAACATAAGTAATCTCTTCTTCCTGATAGTACTTATATGTTCATCATTCGATAAGCCATCTTTGGGGTTAACTCTGGAATGGAGGCTTTTTATTTGTAATATTAAATTCTTtctaacagaatcatcaaaatCCGTTGACAGTTATTTCCTAAGCCTTACTTAAATAATTACTGATCACAcacttttatttataattaacTCCCACTATTCCTTATCTCATATTTGGTTTCCTCGAATTAAAGATATGCTTCATATTAGTAGGATGTGCAATTTATTTACCTTCTTCTTTGCTTGGACACTATCCTCTCATTTCTAGTTCACATGTTAGCACTACCAACTTTTACCATATATCAAATACTTATATTCGCAAGTTTTCTAGTATTTCAAAGTAACTTCCATTACCTCGTCATTCTATATGGATATACATCCACGTCCTTCATGGAGCACTATTACAGATGGTAAGATCTCTTTGCcctatcttgaaccttcagttcttgaaaatgttcttcccactagcatgtaccaattacTTTCTGTTCTTCTTGTTTATTGCAAAGGgcatattcatctagataaaaccCCGTACAGGCTTGCAGTAACATTgcgctaattctactaaacttccGATGTCTACTAATGTCTTTACTTCCTCCGAATTCCTAATttctttgatttcggatttgaaaatcatgtcagaatttgacttaatctagtTGGAATCGATTTTCATTTAACTGACAATTAGTTGataaagttaatcaattaactcttttaattgatcaattaaaccaaatgatgactagctaaatgaaatcaaagaccaattctATAGAGTGGGCTTGGCCATGACAACCTTTTTTAAGAActgagatcgcaatcatttggagtatcaacatgaatattaATTACATATGGAAGTATGCGTTCTATTCTTAAAAGTAGGATAtattctgaaaatttgggcagcatttcTCCTATATGATTGACTACCAGTCAGACTCAAACggacaccatcaatcaaccaaaccATCCACAGTCATATCAATTCACCCCCATTAACCAAACTCATCGCTTCTCAATACTTCAGAACATATCATGTTGCTAATTACATAGACTACTAATTTAACATATCCCACATCTTTTAATTGAACTAAGGTCATAAacaaaaaattattaatatatccatactttttctcaattttttcagGATATCATAAGATATTACTAATGAACTTAAAATTATCTTGTTGTTTCTCAGAAATTTTATTCTACAGTTCTTCTAACCTACCTTTAAATCCAAGTTCTCTAATTAATGGTTCATATTACTTGTGCCTGTTCATAAATCCGTCTTAAGGatatcttttaatcttatttcTCACCATTACTACTTGTGTATAGTTACTTTTAATAATTATGCCGCATCCTTCAACTAATCACACCAATCCTCTATCCTTGACGATATACACTCATTTTCATTAATTAatttgtttatcttttaataaccaacacatggtctcaaccatCATTATCACAATCTGGTGAAAACTCAATTGGTTTTAGAACATTACTTCTTAAAAGATTTCACAGTTGGATCATCATTCCTTAATTTCCACTTATGCTCCCGTACAGAACTCTCGTCGCTGGCTCGTTTATGAgtattaaattcaccataactcATTTACTCAAGTTAAAGAACCTAACAATTCCTTAAAAAATACACTCGAAATTTGTTCGCAATTAAGATTTCTTCGATattgaatcttcatgacaagtATCTTCCCGCGATGGAAGGATACTTCACGTATTAATCGCTTGTCTGAGTCATTTTTAAGAATTTCTTAGTCTTCAGTTGTCGCCCTCACATTCATTTGCTTTGTCTGAAGTACGTAGTTTTACtttcttattttataattaatttacttATTACGGTTCGCTAACTATTCATTTCACGTCAAAATCTTCTGAGTTTAAGTGCAACGCATTAATACAATTTACCGTACTGATGAAATTTTTGTAACAAGAACAACCGTCTGATTTGATGTCTTTGTAACGACCACGTTATCTGTGTATCAATTCTTCCTTGCAcacagatgtccaccatttatcggcttgcaataATATCTATATTTGACATGTAATTACAGCTGTTACACAAGACTATTCCACTCCTTTTAAAATCTTCAAAGAATAGACTTTACACAAGAAGAGAGTTTGtatatatgattttgattgaaaagtTGTGTAAAGaacaacaatgcaacaaaacaaTTGGAAGAATCCGTAAGTCAATAAATCATAATTGAAGAAGGAGGAATGAGTGAGGATttaaatatgaatgagacaaccatatttgtattcaagatgaccagtctttcgtactatatgacatacaacacatgatttggtggcgtcccaccagactcttcgtcattccgacaaagcgtcacaccataacactgtttgtctcaatcagaaagcaatattttgagaagagaaataatttgaaagggatacaataaattttctttccttcTCGCCTCATAtaactgttagggcgaaaacatgcgctaatattcacgcaagtatacgcgttcgcaagtaatatagaatattttctagttcgttccctcagagactcagactgaattattgtctaattaaactcactcaccaatgtatgattacttctcaatgttaagacactaacacttaaaattgttgattaaatattaactacaattaactacttaattaatcacttaactaacacttcaatttatcaataataaaacactcatgagatcacaacttcattattacttccttctatagccattgttattacctttagcatgtgacagtgatgatattaatcgaataacacgaaactgataaaagccaactttcattgtactaataccattctaccaagcatccacaattaagatagaagttgaatagtcatcaattatgttgagttcctataagtctacagaaattgacaacacaacgatttaagcacaagttattccttttgattacatagggcaaataaaactgttagagttacccactaatcatgcacaacgtacatgaacctatgctagcatggaaagttctaaatctcaagatccaccgtcgcttcacaagagattaacaccctatcttacatgttcgcgacgcacataagacgaatacacacaaccaatactagatatcatgcaatcatcacacactaaagtattaaacaattaactaaagaattccataataaatccgttgcaaccccatgatcacgattagcccataatagcacttatcgtcatcatgggt is a window from the Apium graveolens cultivar Ventura chromosome 1, ASM990537v1, whole genome shotgun sequence genome containing:
- the LOC141659718 gene encoding putative UDP-arabinopyranose mutase 5 isoform X2; its protein translation is MRTPPSLLSLSVDSAVLNLSSFSDLSFLPEHILIDLFLKTLRAGKLTEKILKLFIATGKEEVHSLIQALNIKHVLTPVLPTISINENEVDIVIGAVNPDLTSFMEDWRPVFSRFHLIIVKDPDLKEELEIPEGFDVQVYTKTDILKITGSSSSSLFSGYSCRYFGYLVSKRKYIVSIDDDCVPAKDDMGNLIDAVSQHVQNLETPATPFFFNTLYDPYRKGADFVRGYPFSLRNGVTCALSCGLWLNLADYDAPTQALKPNQRNSRYVDAVLTVPARAMMPVSGINIAFNREVIGPALLPALKLEQEGKVRWETVEDLWSGMCVKVVSDHMGMGVKTGLPYVWRNERGDAIASLKKEWEGVKLMEEIVPFFQSLRFSESAVTAEDCMIELAAAVKESLGLSNSVFKRAAEAMLEWIKLWKAVQT
- the LOC141659718 gene encoding putative UDP-arabinopyranose mutase 5 isoform X1, with amino-acid sequence MSQVSINENEVDIVIGAVNPDLTSFMEDWRPVFSRFHLIIVKDPDLKEELEIPEGFDVQVYTKTDILKITGSSSSSLFSGYSCRYFGYLVSKRKYIVSIDDDCVPAKDDMGNLIDAVSQHVQNLETPATPFFFNTLYDPYRKGADFVRGYPFSLRNGVTCALSCGLWLNLADYDAPTQALKPNQRNSRYVDAVLTVPARAMMPVSGINIAFNREVIGPALLPALKLEQEGKVRWETVEDLWSGMCVKVVSDHMGMGVKTGLPYVWRNERGDAIASLKKEWEGVKLMEEIVPFFQSLRFSESAVTAEDCMIELAAAVKESLGLSNSVFKRAAEAMLEWIKLWKAVQT